Proteins encoded in a region of the Ptychodera flava strain L36383 chromosome 4, AS_Pfla_20210202, whole genome shotgun sequence genome:
- the LOC139132118 gene encoding C1q-related factor-like — MAGLKDLLARRETMAMPVRKANPASLQGEIGPKGPKGMTGSTGGKGEPGNDFTPRKVAFSVVLSTTFGPFENYRTVPFDHSFTNIGGNFNLASGEFTCPVSGHYYINVNVHKRRDSLGPFVILKKNGQTLIHVDECCEEDAYDTASNTIITHLNVGDKLRLDLVSGRAFSATNGRQPTFNGFLLYKD; from the coding sequence ATGGCGGGCCTGAAGGACCTGCTGGCCAGAAGGGAGACCATGGCGATGCCGGTCAGAAAGGCGAACCCGGCCTCCCTGCAAGGGGAGATAGGGCCAAAGGGACCGAAAGGTATGACAGGCTCAACCGGAGGAAAGGGTGAGCCAGGCAATGATTTTACCCCGAGGAAAGTGGCGTTCTCGGTCGTTCTTTCAACCACCTTCGGTCCGTTCGAAAACTACCGGACTGTGCCGTTCGACCATTCTTTCACCAATATTGGCGGAAATTTCAATTTGGCAAGCGGTGAGTTCACATGTCCTGTGAGTGGTCACTACTATATCAATGTCAATGTTCACAAGCGGAGAGACAGTCTTGGGCCATTTGTTATATTGAAGAAAAATGGACAGACTTTGATACATGTCGATGAGTGCTGCGAAGAGGACGCTTACGACACTGCTTCAAACACTATCATCACTCACTTGAATGTCGGGGATAAACTCCGCTTAGATCTCGTCAGCGGCCGCGCCTTTTCGGCTACCAATGGAAGACAACCGACATTTAACGGATTCCTTTTGTACAAAGACTGA